The following are encoded together in the Gorilla gorilla gorilla isolate KB3781 chromosome 14, NHGRI_mGorGor1-v2.1_pri, whole genome shotgun sequence genome:
- the RNF6 gene encoding E3 ubiquitin-protein ligase RNF6 isoform X1 produces MNQSRSRSDGGSEETLSQDHNHHENERRWQQERLHREEAYYQFINELNDEDYRLMRDHNLLGTPGEITSEELQQRLDGVKEQLASQPDLRDGTNYRDSEVPRESSHEDSLLEWLNTFRRTGNATRSGQNGNQTWRAVSRTNPNNGEFRFSLEIHVNHENRGFEIHGEDYTDIPLSDSNRDHTANRQQRSTSPVARRTRSQTSVNFNGSSSNIPRTRLASRGQNPAEGSFSTLGRLRNGIGGAAGIPRANASRTNFSSYTNQSGGSELRQREGQRFGAAHVWENGARSNVTVRNTNQRLEPIRLRSTSNSRSRSPIQRQSGTVYHNSQRESRPVQQTTRRSVRRRGRTRVFLEQDRERERRGTAYTPFSNSRLVSRITVEEGEESSRSSTAVRRHPTITLDLQVRRIRPGENRDRDSIANRTRSRVGLAENTVTIESNSGGFRRTISRLERSGIRTYVSTITVPLRRISENELVEPSSVALRSILRQIMTGFGELSSLMEADSESELQRNGQHLPDMHSERSNLGTVNNRSQHREGSSQDRQAQGDSTEMHGENETTQPHTRNSDSRGGRQLRNPNNLVETGTLPILRLAHFFLLNESDDDDRIRGLTKEQIDNLSTRHYEHNSIDSELGKICSVCISDYVTGNKLRQLPCMHEFHIHCIDRWLSENCTCPICRQPVLGSNIANSG; encoded by the exons ATGAATCAGTCTAGATCGAGATCAGATGGTGGCAGTGAAGAAACCTTATCTCAAGACCATAATCATCATGAAAATGAGAGAAGATGGCAGCAAGAGCGTCTCCACAGAGAAGAGGCCTATTATCAGTTTATTAATGAACTCAATGATGAAGATTATCGGCTTATGAGAGACCATAATCTTTTAGGCACCCCTG gAGAAATAACATCAGAAGAACTGCAACAGCGGTTAGATGGCGTCAAGGAACAACTAGCATCTCAGCCTGACTTGAGAGATGGAACGAATTACAGAG ACTCAGAAGTCCCTAGAGAAAGTTCACATGAAGATTCTCTTCTAGAATGGTTGAACACCTTTCGGCGCACAGGAAATGCAACTCGAAGTGGACAAAATGGGAACCAAACTTGGAGAGCTGTGAGTCGAACAAACCCGAACAATGGAGAGTTTCGGTTTAGTTTGGAAATCCACGTAAATCATGAAAATAGAGGATTTGAAATTCATGGAGAAGATTATACAGACATTCCACTTTCAGATAGTAACAGAGATCATACTGCAAATAGGCAACAAAGGTCAACTAGTCCTGTGGCTAGGCGAACAAGAAGCCAAACCTCAGTGAATTTCAATGGTAGTAGTTCCAACATTCCAAGGACTAGGCTTGCTTCAAGGGGGCAAAATCCAGCTGAAGGATCTTTCTCAACATTGGGAAGGTTAAGAAATGGAATTGGGGGAGCAGCTGGCATTCCTCGAGCTAATGCTTCACGCACTAATTTCAGTAGTTACACAAACCAGTCAGGTGGTAGTGAACTCAGGCAAAGGGAGGGGCAACGGTTTGGAGCAGCACATGTTTGGGAAAATGGGGCTAGAAGTAATGTTACAGTGAGGAATACAAACCAAAGATTAGAGCCAATAAGATTACGATCTACTTCCAATAGTCGAAGCCGTTCACCAATTCAGAGACAGAGTGGCACTGTTTATCATAATTCCCAAAGGGAAAGTAGACCAGTACAGCAAACCACTAGAAGATCTGTTAGGAGGAGAGGTAGAACTCGAGTCTTTTTAGAGCAAGATAGAGAACGAGAACGCAGAGGTACTGCATATACCCCATTCTCTAATTCAAGGCTTGTGTCAAGAATAACagtagaagaaggagaagaatccAGCAGATCCTCAACTGCTGTACGACGACATCCAACAATCACACTGGACCTTCAAGTGAGAAGGATCCGTCCTGGAGAAAATAGAGATCGGGATAGTATTGCAAATAGAACTCGATCCAGAGTAGGGCTAGCAGAAAATACAGTCACTATTGAAAGCAATAGTGGGGGCTTTCGCCGAACCATTTCTCGTTTAGAGCGGTCAGGTATTCGAACCTATGTTAGTACCATAACAGTTCCTCTTCGTAGGATTTCTGAGAATGAGCTTGTTGAGCCATCATCAGTGGCTCTTCGGTCAATTTTAAGGCAGATCATGACTGGGTTTGGAGAACTGAGTTCTCTAATGGAGGCCGATTCTGAGTCAGAACTTCAGAGAAATGGCCAGCATTTACCAGACATGCACTCAGAACGGAGTAACTTAGGTACAGTTAACAACAGGAGCCAGCACAGGGAAGGTTCCTCTCAAGACAGGCAGGCCCAAGGAGACAGCACTGAAATGCATGGTGAAAACGAGACCACCCAGCCTCATACTCGAAACAGTGACAGTAGGGGTGGCAGGCAGTTGCGAAATCCAAACAATTTAGTTGAAACTGGAACACTACCTATTCTTCGCCTTGCTCACTTTTTTTTACTAAATGAAAGTGATGATGATGATCGAATACGTGGTTTAACCAAAGAGCAGATTGACAATCTTTCCACCCGGCACTATGAGCATAACAGTATTGATAGTGAACTAGGTAAAATCTGTAGTGTTTGTATCAGTGACTATGTAACTGGAAACAAGCTCAGGCAATTACCTTGCATGCATGAATTTCACATTCATTGTATTGACCGATGGCTCTCAGAGAATTGCACTTGTCCGATCTGTCGGCAGCCTGTTTTAGGGTCCAACATAGCAAACAGTGGGTAA
- the RNF6 gene encoding E3 ubiquitin-protein ligase RNF6 isoform X2, with translation MNQSRSRSDGGSEETLSQDHNHHENERRWQQERLHREEAYYQFINELNDEDYRLMRDHNLLGTPGEITSEELQQRLDGVKEQLASQPDLRDGTNYRDSEVPRESSHEDSLLEWLNTFRRTGNATRSGQNGNQTWRAALPETS, from the exons ATGAATCAGTCTAGATCGAGATCAGATGGTGGCAGTGAAGAAACCTTATCTCAAGACCATAATCATCATGAAAATGAGAGAAGATGGCAGCAAGAGCGTCTCCACAGAGAAGAGGCCTATTATCAGTTTATTAATGAACTCAATGATGAAGATTATCGGCTTATGAGAGACCATAATCTTTTAGGCACCCCTG gAGAAATAACATCAGAAGAACTGCAACAGCGGTTAGATGGCGTCAAGGAACAACTAGCATCTCAGCCTGACTTGAGAGATGGAACGAATTACAGAG ACTCAGAAGTCCCTAGAGAAAGTTCACATGAAGATTCTCTTCTAGAATGGTTGAACACCTTTCGGCGCACAGGAAATGCAACTCGAAGTGGACAAAATGGGAACCAAACTTGGAGAGCT